A part of Azospirillum thermophilum genomic DNA contains:
- a CDS encoding fused DSP-PTPase phosphatase/NAD kinase-like protein, whose product MAKKWFIRRYTTAMADGIKRGRGRMVSRWQRALGHFEAIFIDHACFRLIYSNTYRISPNMFRASQPSPSHIAAAARAGVKTILNLRGSRDCASYILEAEACRAHGLTLVDFPVNSRDMPKKETLLKARELFRKMEYPALMHCKSGADRAGFMAALYMFVHEGQPLEAAVRQLSWKYGHFKQAKTGILDYFFELYAAYNERRPTPFWDWVEHVYDPVEAKAGFRSREWANVVVDRVLSRE is encoded by the coding sequence GTGGCCAAGAAGTGGTTCATCCGTCGTTACACCACCGCCATGGCGGACGGGATCAAGCGCGGCCGCGGCCGCATGGTCTCGCGCTGGCAGCGGGCGCTCGGCCATTTCGAGGCGATCTTCATCGACCATGCCTGTTTCCGGCTGATCTACTCCAACACCTACCGCATCTCGCCCAATATGTTCCGGGCGAGCCAGCCGTCCCCCTCCCACATCGCGGCGGCGGCGCGGGCCGGGGTGAAGACGATCCTGAACCTGCGCGGCAGCCGCGACTGCGCCTCCTACATCCTGGAGGCCGAGGCCTGCCGTGCCCATGGGCTGACGCTGGTCGACTTCCCCGTCAACTCCCGCGACATGCCGAAGAAGGAAACCCTTCTGAAGGCGCGGGAGCTGTTCCGCAAGATGGAATACCCGGCGCTGATGCACTGCAAGTCGGGCGCCGACCGCGCCGGCTTCATGGCCGCCCTCTACATGTTCGTCCACGAAGGCCAGCCGCTGGAGGCCGCCGTCCGGCAGCTGTCCTGGAAATACGGCCACTTCAAGCAGGCGAAGACCGGCATCCTCGACTATTTCTTCGAGCTCTACGCCGCCTACAACGAGCGCCGCCCGACCCCCTTCTGGGATTGGGTGGAGCATGTCTACGACCCGGTGGAGGCCAAGGCCGGCTTCCGCTCGCGCGAGTGGGCGAACGTGGTGGTCGACCGCGTGTTGAGCCGGGAGTAG
- a CDS encoding ABC transporter ATP-binding protein, whose product MATTKSSGGQLRLDATTERLVLRMWRDWIRPYRGKLALCFLLMAVVAATTGAYPLLIDQSYAMFGAQDRTMVLAIPALIVLVTMVKGVSLYAQTVVTSDIVQRIIADVRLSMFAHLLRSDLAQLHGAPTGSLTSRFINDVDFIRNALSRTLTGLVRDILTVVALVGSMFYLDWLLSLIVFVIYPIAAVPIVRIGKRLRRVSRDTQAQTGSMTSLLTESLSGARMVKTYCLEDYERARAAAAFHENYELTMKATRARSRIDPMMEVLGGIAVAGVIAFAGYRMTMGEGSVGAFSGFVGALLMAAQPVRAIGTLNAALQEGLAAAQRIFELVDEQPKILEAPDARPLAVEAGAVALRGVRFAYEAGAETLKGIDLEVAPGTTVALVGRSGAGKSTVFNLIPRLYDAAAGQVLIDGQDVRGATLRSLRGAVSIVSQDTVLFNDTVRANIAFGRLDAPMEDIVSAATSAAAHDFIMKLPEGYDTVIGDRGVKLSGGERQRLALARAFLKNAPILLLDEATSALDSESERLVQGALERLTRGRTTLVIAHRLATVRNADRIVVMEGGRIVEQGTHDALLAANGTYARLSRLQFGEDGEAALSA is encoded by the coding sequence ATGGCGACGACGAAATCATCCGGCGGGCAGTTGCGCCTGGACGCGACGACCGAACGTCTGGTGCTGCGCATGTGGCGGGACTGGATCCGGCCCTACCGCGGCAAGCTCGCCCTGTGCTTCCTGCTGATGGCGGTCGTCGCGGCGACGACCGGCGCCTATCCGCTGCTGATCGACCAGTCCTACGCCATGTTCGGCGCGCAGGACCGGACGATGGTGCTGGCGATCCCGGCGCTGATCGTGCTGGTGACGATGGTGAAGGGCGTGTCGCTCTATGCCCAGACGGTGGTGACCAGCGACATCGTGCAGCGCATCATCGCCGACGTCCGGCTGTCGATGTTCGCCCATCTGCTGCGCTCCGACCTCGCCCAGCTCCACGGGGCGCCGACCGGATCGCTGACCTCGCGCTTCATCAACGACGTGGACTTCATCCGCAACGCCCTGTCGCGGACGCTGACCGGGCTGGTGCGCGACATCCTGACCGTGGTCGCGCTGGTCGGGTCGATGTTCTACCTCGACTGGCTGCTGTCGCTGATCGTCTTCGTCATCTACCCCATCGCGGCGGTGCCGATCGTGCGGATCGGCAAGCGGCTGCGCCGCGTCTCCCGCGATACCCAGGCGCAGACCGGCAGCATGACCTCGCTGCTGACGGAGAGCCTGTCGGGCGCCCGGATGGTCAAGACCTACTGCCTGGAGGATTACGAGCGCGCCCGCGCCGCCGCCGCCTTCCATGAGAACTACGAGCTGACGATGAAGGCGACGCGCGCCCGTTCGCGCATCGACCCGATGATGGAGGTGCTGGGCGGCATCGCCGTGGCCGGCGTCATCGCCTTCGCCGGCTACCGCATGACGATGGGGGAGGGGTCGGTCGGCGCCTTCTCCGGCTTCGTCGGCGCACTGCTGATGGCGGCCCAGCCGGTGCGCGCCATCGGCACGCTGAACGCCGCCCTGCAGGAGGGGCTGGCCGCCGCCCAGCGCATCTTCGAGCTGGTGGACGAGCAGCCGAAGATCCTGGAGGCGCCGGACGCCCGGCCCCTGGCGGTCGAGGCGGGGGCGGTCGCGCTGCGCGGGGTCCGCTTCGCCTACGAGGCGGGGGCGGAGACGCTGAAGGGCATCGACCTGGAGGTGGCGCCGGGCACCACCGTGGCGCTGGTCGGGCGCAGCGGCGCCGGCAAGTCCACCGTCTTCAACCTGATTCCCCGCCTCTACGACGCGGCGGCGGGGCAGGTGCTGATCGACGGTCAGGACGTGCGCGGCGCGACCCTGCGCAGCCTGCGCGGTGCGGTGTCGATCGTCAGCCAGGACACGGTGCTGTTCAACGACACGGTGCGCGCCAACATCGCCTTCGGACGGCTGGACGCGCCGATGGAGGACATCGTCTCCGCCGCGACGTCGGCGGCGGCGCACGACTTCATCATGAAGCTGCCGGAGGGCTACGACACCGTCATCGGCGACCGCGGCGTCAAGCTGTCGGGTGGCGAGCGGCAGCGGCTGGCGCTGGCCCGCGCCTTCCTGAAGAACGCCCCGATCCTGCTGCTCGACGAGGCGACCTCGGCGCTCGACAGCGAGTCGGAGCGGCTGGTGCAGGGGGCGCTGGAGCGGCTGACCAGGGGGCGGACGACGCTGGTGATCGCCCACCGCCTCGCCACCGTGCGAAACGCCGACCGGATCGTTGTGATGGAGGGCGGCCGGATCGTCGAGCAGGGCACGCACGACGCCCTGCTCGCCGCCAACGGCACCTATGCCCGCCTCAGCCGCCTGCAGTTCGGCGAGGACGGCGAGGCGGCGCTGAGCGCCTGA
- a CDS encoding PAS domain S-box protein — MSLLHRLLLLVFLALVPAAVIEIHNEIQLRAAREADVREGLLRLAGLFAGEQERLVEGIRQILFGISQAAVVQEGRVRECQAYLDRLRPGLPPFLRIGVTDRAGDLRCSSDHETVGMPVGDRQHVRDAIAGGGFVVGETIDTRPGGRSVLPMALAVQDEGGAVTGVVTALIDLAWLTRLLAQRPLPPDTVVMLFDRRGTVVARIPEAPREIGRPLPDGQFEALTAGRDPFVAEWAPADGQARLFGVVPFVGGIPGLGVAVSVGRAHAMGPIEDAMVSALAVIAVVAAATLAAAWWGGNRFLRRPAAALVEAALRWRGGDLSARTGLAGERSEIGTIGRAFDGMAEALQRQAALRDEANALAHRAAAVLSSTTDGVFEVDRDWKVTFMNDRARELLGDGHDLTGHRLEETFPGAGRSVFAEQFRRAVQGMATVSFEAFYPPQSAWYAVRAFPSRDGLAVFFQDITELRQAEAARRRSEERFRAIFELAAVGIERLDPAGRYLDVNAKLCAILGYRRDELLGMSFLDLTDPDDLQAEQALLDRLTAGEIPSYAIEKRYRRRDGQVVWVRVTSSRVVVGATDEIGRIAIVEDITERKAMEQELRSAKDEAERANLAKSKFLAAASHDLRQPLQSLFFFSASLDPHVRSAAGREQLRHLHQGLDAMKELLESLLDVSRLDAGAVTPTMEDFAVSEILDSIDAAYAPLAAEKGLLWRVEGCEVPVRSDRLLLGRLVRNLVENAIRYTDSGTVRLRCRHEGERVAIEVQDTGIGIPPDHLERIFEEFHQVGNPERDRTQGLGLGLAIVRRLSHLLGHPVEVRSIHGRGSAFRVLVPVGQKAMPAAVAEPLRPDGRGRLAVLVDDDAIVLMGLRTVLSEWGYTVLAADGADQAMERLRAQARRPDIVIADYRLREGRVGTEVIRKVRERYGPEVPGVILTGETGTDCLLDAAAHGLPVIHKPVTPRELCMAVEQQLQAAV, encoded by the coding sequence ATGAGTCTGCTTCACCGTCTGCTGCTGCTCGTCTTTCTGGCTCTTGTGCCTGCGGCGGTCATCGAGATCCACAACGAGATCCAGCTCCGCGCAGCCCGTGAGGCCGATGTGCGGGAGGGGCTGCTGCGCCTTGCCGGCCTGTTCGCCGGCGAGCAGGAGCGGCTGGTGGAGGGCATCCGGCAGATCCTGTTCGGCATCTCGCAGGCCGCCGTCGTGCAGGAGGGGCGCGTGCGGGAGTGCCAGGCCTATCTCGACCGGCTGCGGCCGGGCCTGCCGCCCTTCCTGCGGATCGGCGTCACCGACCGGGCCGGCGACCTGCGCTGTTCGAGCGATCACGAGACGGTCGGCATGCCGGTCGGTGACCGCCAGCATGTGCGCGACGCCATCGCCGGGGGCGGCTTCGTCGTCGGCGAGACGATCGACACGCGGCCCGGCGGCCGCTCCGTGCTGCCGATGGCGCTCGCCGTGCAGGACGAGGGGGGAGCGGTCACCGGCGTGGTGACGGCGCTGATCGACCTTGCGTGGCTGACGCGCCTGCTGGCCCAGCGGCCGCTGCCGCCGGATACGGTGGTGATGCTGTTCGACCGCCGGGGCACGGTGGTTGCCCGCATCCCGGAAGCGCCGCGCGAGATCGGCCGCCCCCTGCCGGACGGGCAGTTCGAGGCGCTGACCGCCGGCCGGGATCCCTTCGTCGCGGAATGGGCGCCGGCGGACGGGCAGGCCCGGCTGTTCGGCGTGGTTCCCTTCGTCGGCGGCATTCCGGGGCTGGGGGTGGCCGTGTCGGTCGGGCGCGCGCACGCCATGGGGCCGATCGAGGATGCGATGGTCAGCGCGCTGGCGGTCATCGCCGTGGTGGCGGCCGCGACGCTGGCCGCCGCCTGGTGGGGCGGCAACCGCTTCCTGCGCCGGCCGGCCGCGGCGCTGGTGGAGGCGGCGCTGCGCTGGCGCGGCGGCGACCTGTCGGCGCGCACCGGCCTTGCCGGCGAGCGGTCGGAGATCGGCACGATCGGCCGCGCCTTCGACGGCATGGCCGAGGCGCTGCAGCGCCAGGCCGCGCTGAGGGACGAGGCCAACGCTCTGGCCCATCGCGCCGCCGCCGTGCTGTCGAGCACCACCGACGGGGTGTTCGAGGTGGACCGCGACTGGAAGGTCACCTTCATGAACGACCGGGCGCGGGAGCTGCTGGGCGACGGGCACGACCTCACTGGCCACCGGCTGGAGGAGACCTTTCCCGGCGCCGGCAGGTCCGTCTTCGCCGAGCAGTTCCGCCGCGCCGTGCAGGGCATGGCCACCGTTTCGTTCGAAGCCTTCTACCCGCCGCAGTCCGCCTGGTACGCGGTGCGCGCCTTCCCGTCGCGCGACGGGCTGGCGGTGTTCTTCCAGGACATCACGGAGCTGCGCCAGGCCGAGGCCGCCCGCCGGCGCAGCGAGGAGCGCTTCCGCGCCATCTTCGAACTGGCCGCCGTGGGCATCGAGCGGCTGGACCCGGCCGGCCGCTATCTCGACGTCAACGCCAAGCTCTGCGCCATCCTCGGTTATCGGCGGGACGAGCTTCTCGGCATGAGTTTCCTCGACCTGACCGACCCGGATGACCTGCAGGCGGAACAGGCGCTGCTCGACCGGCTGACGGCCGGCGAGATCCCGAGCTATGCCATCGAGAAGCGCTACCGCCGGCGCGACGGGCAGGTGGTGTGGGTGCGGGTGACCTCCTCGCGCGTCGTGGTCGGGGCGACCGACGAGATCGGGCGCATCGCCATCGTCGAGGACATCACCGAGCGCAAGGCGATGGAGCAGGAGCTGCGCTCGGCCAAGGATGAGGCCGAGCGGGCCAATCTCGCCAAGTCGAAGTTCCTCGCCGCCGCCAGCCACGACCTGCGCCAGCCCTTGCAGTCGCTGTTCTTCTTCTCCGCCTCGCTCGACCCGCATGTGCGCTCCGCGGCGGGGCGCGAGCAGCTCCGCCACCTGCACCAGGGGCTGGACGCGATGAAGGAACTGCTCGAAAGCCTGCTGGACGTCTCCCGGCTCGATGCCGGAGCGGTGACGCCGACGATGGAGGATTTCGCGGTCTCCGAGATACTGGACTCCATCGACGCCGCCTATGCGCCGCTCGCCGCCGAGAAGGGGCTGCTGTGGCGGGTCGAGGGGTGCGAGGTGCCGGTGCGCAGCGACCGGCTGCTGCTCGGCCGGCTGGTGCGCAATCTGGTGGAGAACGCCATCCGCTACACCGACAGCGGCACCGTCCGGCTGCGCTGCCGGCACGAGGGGGAGCGGGTGGCGATCGAGGTGCAGGACACCGGCATCGGCATCCCGCCCGACCATCTGGAGCGCATCTTCGAGGAGTTCCACCAGGTCGGCAATCCGGAGCGCGACCGCACCCAGGGGCTGGGGCTGGGGCTCGCCATCGTGCGGCGGCTGTCGCATCTGCTCGGCCATCCGGTGGAGGTGCGCTCGATCCACGGCCGCGGCTCCGCCTTCCGCGTGCTGGTCCCGGTGGGGCAGAAGGCGATGCCGGCCGCCGTGGCCGAGCCGCTGCGGCCGGACGGACGGGGGCGGCTGGCCGTGCTGGTCGACGACGACGCCATCGTCCTGATGGGGCTGCGCACGGTTCTCAGCGAGTGGGGCTACACCGTACTGGCCGCCGACGGCGCGGATCAGGCGATGGAACGGCTGAGGGCGCAGGCGCGCCGGCCGGACATCGTCATCGCCGACTACCGCCTGCGCGAGGGGCGGGTGGGGACCGAGGTCATCCGCAAGGTCCGCGAGCGCTACGGTCCGGAGGTGCCCGGCGTGATCCTGACCGGCGAGACCGGCACCGACTGCCTGCTCGACGCCGCCGCCCACGGGCTGCCGGTGATCCACAAGCCGGTCACCCCGCGCGAGCTGTGCATGGCGGTGGAGCAGCAGCTCCAGGCCGCGGTGTGA
- a CDS encoding DUF1127 domain-containing protein: protein MSYSSVHQVRGELFATSANRKTVFARIVDWVKARINLMRAEQELLGMSDTELADIGLTRGDVHNAVRYGRVG, encoded by the coding sequence ATGAGCTATTCTTCCGTTCATCAGGTGCGTGGTGAACTGTTTGCCACCTCTGCAAACCGCAAGACGGTGTTCGCCCGGATCGTCGACTGGGTGAAGGCCCGGATCAACCTGATGCGCGCCGAGCAGGAACTGCTGGGCATGTCCGATACCGAACTGGCGGACATCGGCCTGACCCGCGGCGACGTTCACAATGCGGTGCGCTACGGCCGCGTCGGCTGA
- a CDS encoding propionyl-CoA synthetase — MSQSSADLFNQIHARSLSDPEGFWGEAAEDITWIRKWDKVLDDSNAPFYRWFAGGVLNTCYNAVDRHVEAGRGAQAAIIYDSPVTGTVQTITYSELQEQVARFAGALRARGVEKGDRVLLYMPMIPQSVVAMLACARLGAVHSVVFGGFAPHELATRINDAKPKAIVSASCGIEPNRIVKYKPMLDAAIEQADHKPSSCIIYQRPQETASLVEGRDQDWAAAVAAAEPAECVPVAATDPLYILYTSGTTGQPKGVVRDNGGHAVALRWTMKNIYNVQPGEVYWAASDVGWVVGHSYIVYAPLLTGCTTIVFEGKPVGTPDPGTFWRMIEQHKIGTLFTAPTAFRAIKREDPDANHLKKYDLSHFRALFLAGERSDPDTLHWAEDNLKVPVIDHWWQTETGWAISGNPLGVHLFPIKYGSATRPMPGWDVRVLNAELKEVPRGDIGAICVKLPLPPGTLPTLWNADERFKKSYLADYPGYYQTGDAGFIDDDGYVYVMARTDDIINVAGHRLSTGAMEEVLSSHKDVAECAVIGVADDLKGQVPLGFVCLKAGVTRPHEEIVKEIVQLVREQIGPVADFKRAVVVDRLPKTRSGKILRGTMQKIADNQDYKTPATIDDPGILPEIAVALQSLGYASAHKGEA, encoded by the coding sequence ATGAGCCAGAGCTCAGCCGATCTGTTCAACCAGATCCACGCCCGCTCCCTGTCGGACCCGGAGGGGTTCTGGGGAGAGGCGGCGGAGGACATCACCTGGATCAGGAAGTGGGACAAGGTGCTGGACGACAGCAACGCCCCCTTCTACCGCTGGTTCGCCGGCGGCGTCCTCAACACCTGCTACAACGCGGTGGACCGGCATGTGGAGGCGGGCCGGGGAGCCCAGGCCGCCATCATCTATGACAGCCCGGTGACCGGCACCGTCCAGACCATCACCTATTCCGAACTGCAGGAGCAGGTCGCCCGCTTCGCCGGCGCGCTGCGCGCCCGGGGCGTGGAGAAGGGCGACCGCGTCCTGCTCTACATGCCGATGATCCCGCAGTCGGTCGTCGCCATGCTGGCCTGCGCGCGCCTCGGCGCCGTGCATTCGGTGGTGTTCGGCGGCTTCGCCCCGCACGAGCTGGCGACCCGCATCAACGACGCCAAGCCGAAGGCCATCGTCTCGGCCTCCTGCGGCATCGAGCCGAACCGCATCGTCAAGTACAAGCCGATGCTGGACGCCGCCATCGAGCAGGCCGACCACAAGCCGTCGAGCTGCATCATCTACCAGCGCCCGCAGGAGACGGCGTCGCTGGTCGAGGGCCGGGACCAGGACTGGGCCGCCGCCGTCGCCGCCGCCGAGCCGGCGGAGTGCGTGCCGGTCGCCGCGACCGATCCGCTCTACATCCTCTACACCTCCGGCACCACCGGCCAGCCGAAGGGCGTGGTGCGCGACAACGGCGGCCATGCCGTGGCGCTGCGCTGGACGATGAAGAACATCTACAACGTCCAGCCGGGCGAGGTGTATTGGGCGGCGTCGGACGTGGGCTGGGTCGTCGGCCATTCCTATATCGTCTACGCGCCGCTGCTGACCGGCTGCACCACCATCGTCTTCGAGGGCAAACCGGTCGGCACCCCGGATCCGGGCACCTTCTGGCGCATGATCGAGCAGCACAAGATCGGCACGCTGTTCACCGCCCCCACCGCCTTCCGCGCCATCAAGCGCGAGGATCCGGACGCCAACCACCTGAAGAAGTACGACCTGTCGCACTTCCGCGCCCTGTTCCTGGCCGGCGAGCGGTCGGACCCCGACACGCTGCACTGGGCCGAGGACAATCTGAAGGTTCCGGTGATCGACCATTGGTGGCAGACGGAGACCGGCTGGGCCATCTCCGGCAACCCGCTGGGCGTTCACCTGTTCCCGATCAAGTACGGCTCGGCCACCCGTCCGATGCCGGGCTGGGACGTGCGGGTGCTGAACGCCGAGCTGAAGGAGGTTCCGCGCGGCGACATCGGCGCCATCTGCGTGAAGCTGCCGCTGCCCCCCGGCACGCTGCCCACCCTGTGGAACGCCGACGAGCGCTTCAAGAAGTCCTATCTCGCCGACTATCCCGGCTACTACCAGACCGGCGACGCGGGCTTCATCGACGATGACGGCTATGTCTACGTCATGGCGCGGACCGACGACATCATCAACGTCGCCGGCCACCGCCTGTCGACCGGCGCCATGGAAGAGGTGCTGTCCAGCCACAAGGACGTGGCGGAATGCGCGGTGATCGGCGTCGCCGACGACCTGAAGGGGCAGGTGCCGCTGGGCTTCGTCTGCCTGAAGGCCGGCGTCACCCGTCCGCACGAGGAGATCGTGAAGGAGATCGTCCAGCTCGTCCGCGAGCAGATCGGCCCGGTCGCCGACTTCAAGCGGGCCGTGGTGGTCGACCGCCTGCCCAAGACCCGTTCCGGCAAGATCCTGCGCGGCACCATGCAGAAGATCGCCGACAACCAGGACTACAAGACCCCCGCCACCATCGACGATCCCGGCATCCTGCCGGAGATCGCGGTGGCCCTGCAGTCGCTCGGCTACGCCAGCGCCCACAAGGGCGAGGCGTAA
- a CDS encoding LysE/ArgO family amino acid transporter, which yields MTAAFLPGFFLGLSLIVAIGAQNAFVLRQGLRNEHVLAVCATCALSDAALILAGVNGFAKAGTMLPWLGPVLRYGGAAFLLAYGLRAARSALRPGGGLTPLDSAPQGLVPCLLTCLALTWLNPHVYLDTVVLVGSISAQFAEGRAVFALGAITASVLFFFSLGFGARLLRPLFARPAAWRVMDGAIALVMWIIAAGLLLSETSAAAP from the coding sequence ATGACCGCCGCCTTCCTTCCCGGGTTCTTCCTCGGCCTCAGCCTGATCGTCGCCATCGGGGCGCAGAACGCCTTCGTGCTGCGCCAGGGACTGCGCAACGAGCATGTGCTGGCGGTCTGCGCCACCTGCGCCCTGTCGGACGCGGCGCTGATCCTGGCGGGGGTCAACGGGTTCGCCAAGGCCGGCACGATGCTGCCATGGCTGGGGCCGGTGCTGCGCTATGGCGGAGCGGCCTTCCTGCTGGCCTACGGGTTGCGGGCGGCGCGGTCCGCCCTGCGGCCGGGCGGCGGGCTGACGCCGCTGGACAGCGCGCCGCAGGGGCTGGTGCCCTGCCTGCTGACCTGCCTCGCCCTGACCTGGCTGAACCCGCACGTCTATCTCGACACGGTGGTCCTGGTCGGTTCGATCTCCGCCCAGTTCGCCGAGGGGCGGGCGGTCTTCGCGCTGGGGGCGATCACCGCCTCCGTCCTGTTCTTCTTCTCGCTGGGATTCGGGGCGCGGCTGCTGCGTCCGCTGTTCGCCCGGCCGGCGGCGTGGCGGGTGATGGACGGCGCCATCGCGCTGGTCATGTGGATCATCGCCGCCGGGCTGCTGCTGTCGGAGACCTCGGCGGCGGCGCCGTGA
- a CDS encoding LysR family transcriptional regulator ArgP — protein sequence MLDYALLAALAAVLRTGSFDRAAQQLHVTPSAVSQRVKLLEERLGTVLVVRGQPCTATPAGLRLCQHVEQVSLLESELRDSLPALAPAAAPATLRIAVNADSLATWFVGAMAAAPGCLFDLVIDDQDHSAEWLRKGEVLAAVTASAAPVGGCSSHALGSLRYIATASPDYLRRHFPGGVTAQALAAAPCLTFNRKDRLQANWLQAVLGTVPSPPTHWMPSTHAFVDAALAGLGWGMNPEHLVAGHLRAGRLVELMPGRPFDVPLHWQQSRIASATLAALTRAVLQAGRAALRPAAAA from the coding sequence ATGCTCGACTACGCCCTGCTCGCCGCGCTGGCCGCCGTGCTGCGCACCGGCAGCTTCGACCGCGCCGCGCAGCAGCTTCACGTCACCCCCTCGGCGGTGTCGCAGCGGGTCAAGCTGCTGGAGGAGAGGCTGGGCACCGTCCTGGTGGTGCGCGGGCAGCCCTGCACCGCCACCCCCGCCGGGCTGCGGCTCTGCCAGCATGTCGAGCAGGTGTCCCTGCTGGAAAGCGAACTGCGGGACTCCCTGCCCGCCCTCGCCCCGGCGGCGGCCCCGGCCACCCTGCGCATCGCGGTCAATGCCGACAGCCTCGCCACCTGGTTCGTCGGGGCCATGGCCGCGGCGCCCGGCTGCCTGTTCGACCTGGTGATCGACGACCAGGACCACAGCGCCGAGTGGCTGCGCAAGGGGGAGGTCCTGGCGGCGGTGACCGCCAGCGCCGCCCCGGTGGGCGGCTGCAGCAGCCACGCGCTGGGCTCGCTCCGCTACATCGCGACGGCCAGCCCCGACTATCTGCGCCGCCATTTCCCCGGCGGCGTGACCGCCCAAGCCCTGGCCGCCGCCCCCTGCCTGACCTTCAACCGGAAGGACCGGCTGCAGGCCAACTGGCTGCAGGCGGTCCTCGGCACGGTGCCGTCGCCGCCGACCCACTGGATGCCGTCCACCCACGCCTTCGTCGATGCGGCACTCGCCGGGCTCGGCTGGGGGATGAACCCGGAGCATCTGGTCGCCGGCCATCTCCGCGCCGGCCGTCTGGTGGAGCTGATGCCCGGCCGTCCCTTCGACGTGCCGCTGCACTGGCAGCAGAGCCGCATCGCCAGCGCTACCCTCGCCGCCCTGACGCGGGCCGTCCTCCAGGCCGGCCGCGCCGCACTGCGTCCGGCCGCGGCGGCGTGA
- a CDS encoding M3 family oligoendopeptidase, with translation MSSSAALAANDTPDLGTLPTWDLSDLYPGMESPELKADLDRMEADAKAFHGRYAGKLAGLDGNALAEAIRDYERMDEVLSRVMSYAGLVYNGNMADPAIAKFYQSAQERVNAISTPLIFFTLEINRLEDRDLDARLKSSPELARYAPWLRDVRLFREHQLSDEVERLLHEKHVVGRAAWNRLFDETIAALRFPMGGKDLTCAEALNRLSDRNREVRKEAGEVIGRVLGDNIRLFSLVTNTLAKDKEIEDGWRGYKTPISARNLSNRVEDEVVEALSTAVKDAYPTLSHRYYALKAKWFGQDRLDYWDRNAPLPDDADRSIRWEEARDIVLGAYGRFSPDLAGLGKRFFDNAWIDAPVRPGKAPGAFAHPTVPSAHPYLLVNYQGKTRDVMTLAHELGHGVHQILAGRQGHLLSDTPLTLAETASVFGEMLTFRALLAAETDPKRRRILLATKVEDMLNTVVRQIAFFDFEKRVHTERREGELTAERLGEIWMAVQTESLGPALRFDETYRHYWSYIPHFIHSPFYVYAYAFGDCLVNSLYAVYQEAEEGFAQKYLKMLEAGGTLRHRELLAPFGLDASDPAFWQKGLGVIRGFVDELERAEA, from the coding sequence ATGAGCAGCAGCGCCGCCTTGGCCGCAAACGACACCCCCGATCTCGGCACGCTCCCCACCTGGGACCTGAGCGACCTGTATCCGGGAATGGAGTCGCCCGAGCTGAAGGCCGACCTCGACCGGATGGAGGCGGACGCCAAGGCGTTCCACGGCCGCTACGCCGGCAAGCTGGCCGGACTGGACGGCAACGCGCTCGCGGAGGCGATCCGCGACTATGAGCGGATGGACGAGGTTCTCTCCCGCGTCATGTCCTATGCCGGGCTGGTCTACAACGGCAACATGGCCGATCCCGCCATCGCCAAGTTCTACCAGTCGGCGCAGGAGCGGGTGAACGCCATCTCCACCCCGCTGATCTTCTTCACGCTGGAGATCAACCGGCTGGAGGACCGCGACCTCGACGCCAGGCTGAAGTCCTCGCCCGAGCTCGCCCGCTATGCCCCGTGGCTGCGCGACGTGCGGCTGTTCCGCGAGCATCAGCTCTCCGACGAGGTGGAGCGTCTGCTGCACGAGAAGCACGTCGTCGGGCGCGCCGCCTGGAACCGCCTGTTCGACGAGACCATCGCCGCCCTGCGCTTCCCCATGGGCGGCAAGGACCTCACCTGCGCCGAGGCGCTGAACCGCCTGTCCGACCGCAACCGCGAGGTCCGCAAGGAGGCGGGCGAGGTGATCGGCCGCGTGCTCGGCGACAACATCCGCCTGTTCTCGCTGGTCACCAACACGCTGGCCAAGGACAAGGAGATCGAGGACGGCTGGCGCGGCTACAAGACGCCGATCTCCGCCCGCAACCTGTCCAACCGGGTCGAGGACGAGGTGGTGGAGGCGCTGTCCACCGCCGTCAAGGACGCCTACCCCACCCTGTCCCACCGCTACTACGCGCTGAAGGCCAAGTGGTTCGGGCAGGACCGGCTGGATTATTGGGACCGCAATGCCCCGCTGCCCGACGATGCCGACCGCAGCATCCGCTGGGAGGAGGCGCGCGACATCGTGCTCGGCGCCTATGGCCGCTTCTCCCCGGACCTCGCCGGCCTGGGCAAGCGCTTCTTCGACAATGCCTGGATCGACGCGCCGGTGCGCCCGGGCAAGGCGCCGGGCGCCTTCGCCCATCCGACGGTGCCGAGCGCGCACCCCTATCTGCTGGTGAACTACCAGGGCAAGACGCGCGACGTCATGACGCTGGCCCACGAACTCGGGCACGGCGTCCACCAGATCCTGGCCGGGCGCCAGGGCCACCTGCTGTCGGACACCCCGCTGACCCTGGCGGAGACCGCCTCGGTGTTCGGCGAGATGCTGACCTTCCGCGCCCTGCTCGCCGCCGAAACCGACCCGAAGCGCCGCCGCATCCTGCTGGCGACCAAGGTCGAGGACATGCTGAACACGGTCGTCCGCCAGATCGCCTTCTTCGACTTCGAGAAGCGCGTGCATACCGAGCGGCGCGAGGGCGAGCTGACCGCCGAGCGGCTGGGCGAGATCTGGATGGCGGTGCAGACGGAAAGCCTGGGTCCGGCGCTCCGCTTCGACGAGACCTACCGGCACTACTGGTCCTACATCCCGCACTTCATCCACTCGCCCTTCTACGTCTATGCCTATGCCTTCGGCGACTGCCTGGTGAACTCGCTCTATGCGGTCTACCAGGAGGCCGAGGAGGGCTTCGCGCAGAAGTACCTGAAGATGCTGGAGGCCGGCGGCACCCTGCGCCACAGGGAGCTGCTGGCTCCCTTCGGCCTCGACGCCTCCGATCCCGCCTTCTGGCAGAAGGGGCTCGGCGTCATCCGCGGCTTCGTCGACGAGCTGGAGCGGGCGGAGGCGTGA